A part of Ascochyta rabiei chromosome 3, complete sequence genomic DNA contains:
- a CDS encoding F-actin-capping protein subunit beta has protein sequence MGDCEPDSRTSETLEGLGRAPATTNHNAAPAALTRAIVPRSPLQTAFLDKIPLHKMADPIDSALDLLRRLNPKDVKKNVDHIISLNPALEEDLLESVDIPLTVKKCSKTKRDFLCCDYNRDGDSWRSPWSNEFEPPIDEGVTPSERIRKMEVKANEAFDVYRELYFEGGISSVYLWDMDDGFAGCVLLKKAVNPTQRSSGSWDSIHVFDAQDRARTAHYKLTSTVILSLGTDSEALGGLDLSGNMVRQVEADMAVEDDTSHVANIGKMVEDMELKMRNLLQEVYFGKAKDVVGDLRSLPPLSQTNKDRATQREMINSMGR, from the exons ATGGGCGACTGCGAGCCTGACTCGCGCACCTCCGAAACCCTGGAGGGGCTCGGGCGAGCTCCCGCCACTACCAACCACAACGCAGCACCCGCAGCGCTCACCCGAGCCATTGTCCCCAGATCGCCTCTCCAAACCGCCTTCCTCGATAAAATACCTCTCCACAAGATGGCCGACCCCATAGATAGCGCTCT CGACCTCCTCCGGCGCCTCAACCCAAAGGACGTCAAGAAGAACGTCGACCATATCATCAGCCTGAACCCTGCGCTCGAAGAAGACCTCCTCGAATCTGTCGACATCCCGCTCACCGTCAAGAAGTGCTCCAAGACGAAGCGCGATTTCCTGTGCTGCGACTACAACCGTGACGGGGACAGCTGGAGGAGTCCGTGGAGCAATGAGTTCGAGCCGCCGATTGACGAGGGTGTGACGCCGAGCGAGAGGATCAGGAAGATGGAGGTCAAGGCGAACGAGGCGTTTGACGTATACCGGGAGCT GTACTTCGAGGGCGGCATATCGAGTGTCTACCTCTGGGACATGGATGATGGCTTCGCAGGCTGCGTGCTGCTGAAGAAGG CCGTCAACCCCACACAACGGAGCTCCGGCAGCTGGGACAGTATCCACGTTTTCGACGCACAAGACCGCGCCCGTACCGCCCATTACAAGCTGACCTCGACTGTCATCCTTTCCCTCGGCACCGACTCCGAAGCGCTCGGCGGTCTGGACCTGTCTGGTAACATGGTTCGCCAAGTGGAGGCTGACATGGCTGTCGAGGACGACACATCACACGTTGCAAACATTGGCAAGATGGTCGAGGATATGGAGCTGAAGATGCGCAACCTGCTGCAGGAAGTGTATTTTGGCAAGGCGAAGGACGTTGTAGGCGACTTGAGGAGTCTCCCGCCGCTGAGCCAGACGAACAAGGACCGGGCGACACAGAGGGAGATGATCAACAGCATGGGCAGATAA